DNA from Rosa rugosa chromosome 6, drRosRugo1.1, whole genome shotgun sequence:
ccaaagttgttcACGTGTATGGATTGAAAAtttgccacacgtgcgggggcgtgttgagaatatatacatcccacatgggaaaaatgagaccttacctatgggtttataaggttTTGGTATAAATTGTGTCGATACAAGGTGAATGAGAGTGGTTTGTCAATTGTTAGATCTAAAAAGGGataattccacaaatggtcactcaattatgacttattcgacactttggtcattcaagtttcaaatatatcactttggtcattcaactattacactgtcaatcactttagtcacccaatgggcattttatctcactttgatcactttttccaatcattctaatacatatttattaatttttcacAATTCATTTATCAAGGAAAAGATTTCAAGATATCTTTTTTCTTATGGTCGTCCGGCTGCTTCTCTTTTAGGAAAGGGACACCGCACTTTATAACTGCAGGGCGACTCCGCTTTCACTTGACCATAACAAAATTACTGAAAACTGCAATCTTGATTACCTCCTAATCACACCAAATGCATAGAGAGTTGTTGCCCACACCTGAAGGAGGTTTATAAGTTAGAACTTAGAACAAGAACATTCATACCTTTCAGCAAAGAATCTTAATCCGCAGGCAAATCCAGTTTTAGAGAACAAGAAAGAGTAGTAAAGAAATAAGGGTCTTTTAGCATTTTGGATAAGCTATTCCCCTTTTCTTTCTAAATTTTTCACCTTTTGCAACAATTTATATCAATCCCTAAATTAAGGTACAAGGTAAGAATGTGAGTGACTGAAAGTGTGTGCAAGggaaacttagagagagagagagagagactcatTATCTCTCCTACTCCTCCTCAACTCGAGGCCAAAGCTATTGCTGAGCCGCAACCCAGCCTACCCAATCTTCTTCATGTCCCTATGCAGAAAAGTACCCCAAATTTTCCCTATATAAATTATTGCAACTCTCATTATTATAATCCTGGTTTATTTGTGTAAACCCACCTCacattttcccaattttgcagcTTCCTAAGTTTGTTGGTGTTGTTTTACTGGGTGGGTGGCCATTGAAGAAGCAAAGACATTAGTGTCAAAGAAGAGTCTTTTCTACAGAGGAAGAAGAGGCATAAAGACACCAACAACAAACACCCTTTGCCTCTTCCCCTCATTATTGTCTCTTCAAGGATGCTTCCTACCACCTGCATTCTCTTAATATGCCTCTTGAGCTCTCTCTGTTCCCTCACCTTAGCTTCTCTAAACCTCAACCTCACCCTCCCTCATCAACACCCCTACCCTGAAGCTGTGGCTCAAGAAGTACAAAGGTAAGGAGTCCCAAACCATTTATGCCCAAAACCCAGATGTTTTGCTTCTTTTTGAGTTTTGCAAATTGGGTTGCTGCCATTTTCAACTATGAGGTCCTCAACAGCTCAGATCGCTGTCTGGGTTTTCCACATTTCAGATTTAATGCCATGGGCCATTGTGTTTCTAAAGCACTAAATCAAAAATATCTTCAAAGCTCTGATCTTTTCGTCCATTGTTCATGCATTTCGATCTTTAACCACCCAAAATCTCATCTGGGTTTTGCTTCTTTACCAGTTTTACAAAAAGCATTGCCTCCATTTTCAATTATTAGGTCATCCGCAGCTCAAATCGCTTTCTGCCTCTTGCACATTTCAGTGTTGATGCCCTGGGCCACTCTGCTTTTGAAACGCActcaacacaattttttttttttttaaaaaaaaagatcccaACTAGATTTCCTCACTTCATCTCGTTTTCTCCATTAATCAACCATTTCAATCTTCCCCCACAAAAAATTTGACCCCAGCATCTCCAATTTCATCTACATTATCCCCATTCCCCTCACTCCACTCTGTTTTCCTCTGTTTCTTACTCTGTTCTTTTTTCACAGGAGAGTCAATGCCTCCCTTTCCCGGCGCGAAATGCTGTCCCTCAAGGACCAGCAATGCGCCGTCGGCAACCCCATCGACGACTGCTGGCGCTGCGGCTCCAACTGGGCCGACGACCGCCAGAAGCTCGCCGACTGCGGCATCGGGTTCGGCCAAGACGCCATGGGCGGCAAAGGCGGCCAGATCTACATCGTCACCGACTCCTCCGACCGCGACCCCGCCAACCCAACTCCGGGCACTCTCCGCCACGCCGTGATCCAAACCGAGCCCCTCTGGATCATCTTCTCCGCCGACATGACCATCAAGCTCAAAGTCGAGCTCATCGTCAACAGCTTCAAGACCATCGACGGCCGCGGCGCCAGCGTCCACGTCACCGGCGGCGGATGCATAACCCTCCAGTACGTCTCCAACATCATCATCCACAACATTCACGTCCACCACTGCAAGCCCGCCGGCAACACCAACATCGCCTCCAGCCCCACCCACGTCGGCTGGCGCGGGAAGTCCGACGGCGACGGCATCTCCCTCTTCAGCGCCCGCAAAATTTGGATCGACCACTGCTCCCTGTCGTACTGCGCCGACGGACTCATCGACGCCATAATGGGGTCCACCGGGATCACGATTTCCAACAACCACTTTGCGCACCACGACGAGGTGATGCTTCTCGGCCACAACGATAAGTACTCGCCGGACACCGGGATGCAGGTGACGATTGCGTTCAACCACTTCGGGGAGGCGCTGGTGCAGCGTATGCCTCGGTGCAGGCTCGGGTATATTCACGTGGTGAACAATGACTTCACGCAGTGGGAGATGTACGCCATCGGCGGCAGCGCCAACCCCACCATTAACAGCCAGGGCAATCGGTACACTGCTCCGGTGAACCAGAACGCCAAGGAGGTAAAATCGTAATTTTACTTCACTTACCTTTGGTTTGGAATTAACGAACGCTTTTTGACGTATGTCAGAGACCGGATTCCCCATGTGATCCCCTCGTTCTCACTCGCTCTCGGCGGCGCGTGTTGTTCACGCGCACCATCTGGGCCTTTTCTTTCGTTTTTGACATGGTCCGAAATAGTTATTGGATAAAATGGGTGTGCATTATTACATTATCGGTGTTGTTATTGGTGGCGCTTTTTCTCTCTCGCGCTTCCGAGTCGACCTTATTCGTGACAATGACCCTAAACACTAGTTATGAAATGGGGCTGTGATGTTTCTTTTTTGTGTTCGGGGTCCAATGGCGGCGCGTGGAGTTGATTTTCACGCGCTTTTAGGTTGAAAATTGAAAGGacattgaataaataaaaaatggcGCTAGTGACAGAGACTTTAGTCTGTAGTGGCTGACAGGGAGCATTTTTTATAGCTGTATATTTTTGACACGACTTGGTGGCCGTTGAGAGTAGTGACTAGTGACTTAGTGAGTGAGTTTTACTGACCATGAGCTGTGAACAACACAGGTGACAAAGCGCGTGGACACGAACGAAGGGGATTGGGCGGACTGGAACTGGAGAACGGAGGGGGACATAATGGTAAATGGAGCCTTCTTCGTGCCATCAGGTGCGGGCATGAGCACCCAGTACGCTAAGGCCTCAAGCCTCGAGCCCAAGTCGGTGGGTCTCATTGACCGCCTCACCGTCACCGCCGGTGTCTTCGGCGACCCAAGGTATGTTCTTTGCTTTTACGATTCTGCCCCCTCCAACTGTATTACCTGTCGCGTCCTAACTGTCATATTGAGCGCAAATCTAATTCTAATTCTAATAAAAAAGATTGATTCTTTAGGGACTTTAGGACACACTGTGCTGGATTTTAGCAATAAAATAGGCGTGAAGAGTGAAAAGATGGTAGCTTTTTTCATGGGTTCACGTGATGAACATATGTGCTGACACTGCAGCCTTACAGTTCTCACTGGTGCTAGTCTAGTCTTTTTTGTCTTTCCAGTTATGCTTTGTCCATTCTTATATAAAtctgtgttttattttcttttctttgttctaattttaaatttatgaTCTTGGGATTAGATTAAGTATATCCCACCCATTATTTGTTTATAGCATTTGGTTGTTTctttgtgtgtttgtttgttgtgGTTTGACTAATTTGACCCCCTGCCTGGATGGACTGAAAAATCACCTTAAAAAATGGGGCAAAGGATGTGGAAAACAGAGAGCTTCAGCTCCAGCCTAGATTACTATTATAGATAATGGGGTTTATAGTATAATACCTACCCTGAATGTCACATTTGCCCATTGTGTTTGATGGGAGTGTAGCTCAGAGTAGGGTTGTACAAGGGGTAGGTTTGTCTTTGTGGCGTGGGAGATTGCCATTGTCGACAGTGTTTAGGGAGTTTGTGATGTGATACAAGGAGTGCATGGGTGTGTAAACTGTAAAGAGAAAAGGTTGAAAAAGTTGCAAGTAGGGCTTcttgtgggggggggggggggggggggaatggcTGGTACTGTAGTCTGTAGGATAGTGTAGGAGGGGAGATAGGGACCCTACCCCAGGTCATGGATTGGTGTGTTTTTTGCATTGGGAAGGTGACTCAGTTTTTATTCCCCAGCATTTGCTTTTTTCAAGCCAGTAAGTGTGGGGTCCTTTTTTGCAATTTTTCAGAAATATGTGGGCCCCAACTCGCGCAGATAGATATTTTATATTGAACTAGACAACTTGCCCATGCTTGGACCAAGGGCTTTACTGACCTAGTTGGTGTCTCCCCAAGTGAGTTAACATTTTATACTATCCATGGGTCACGGGTCATGGGTCAAGGGATTGTGGGTTACAAACAGATCCAATTTGGTTGTATTGGGGTTAAGGTGTGGGGAGTTCCTAAGCTTGGCACCACTGTTTTGTAAGTTTTCCTAAAGGTGGAGTAAATCTTAAGCTGGAAAAGAAAGAGACTTTGATTCAATCTCTGgatattattttgttgttcttATTCCTGAACTTGCTGGATAGTGACAGTATGCTTCCCATGCATGCAGTTCATTTAAGTGGAAGCTCCCAACAGATAGATAGATATGTTGTTTTTTCATAACCAAACACACTCTGGGAAACTCATCTACAAACTGGTAGTGCATACAGGGTCTCCAGCTGTTTTTGTACACTTTCAGATAGAGATCGTTTCTCAATCTGTCAAAGTTTTCGATATATTTCTCATCTCACTTTTCCCTGGTTGTTCCGCTACCAATGTTTACCAATCCTTTCATCTTAAAATGGCAAATCCAACTCTAGCAATTTGAAAAAAGGTTTGCCAAATTAAGTGAGCTCACCCCATGTTACCCTCTCTTATCCCATGTGAGACCAACTCCTTCCCAAATTAAAATTCCATTACTAAGTTCATTTATTTTCCAGTGCTAATGAGGGTCGTCTTCATGCAGGCAAGTATAACTGTTCGGAACAAGCTCTTTGTCATGGGATCTTAATCTGTTGCAACTTCATTTTCAGTTCCATTATTTTACGCGGATTCTTCTGCTAAATCACATGTCATCGTTCATGTCTCTATGCAATTCATTAACTTTATTAATTTAGTATTGTCATTGTGTAGGGACAGTAGTAGGAGCGAATCATACCCTGGATACAGCGGCGGTGGGACCGTAACCGATGGTACCACCAACACCGGCAGTGGAGGGTCCAGCGGCGGTGACGACTATTTTGGAATGATATTCGGGAACAGTGCTcaaccatcatcatcttcaaacGCAATCTTGTTGGCTCTTCTAATTATCTTAATTTTGTATGTTACCACCAGCCATGGTGGTGTATTATCATTACCATTATTCTTAACATTATTATTATAACACTCGATTCAACGGAAATATCATTATTAGACAAAGGAAAAGAACTTTCTCCATTAGTTTGATTGCTTGGTTGGTGCCCATATGCTTTACATAACTACATTATAGGTTCTTAACTTCGTACGATCGACTCATAGCTTTTAGCTCTTTTCAGGGTTTAATCACTACACAGGTATTGGATCTTGACTTTCATGCAAAATCGACTTGGAAAGCTTATGTTCTAGGGTGTCTAATTGGTTCAGTTTTGGGTAGGCAAACGTGGATATGTTGAAAAAGATATACGGAGGAAAAGTTTTGTGGAGAGAATCTAGGAATAGGATATGGTTGGCTGATAAGCCTGATATGGCCATTTCGGATGGAATGTCAAATTCATAGCCTTCGCTATTTGATTTCTTATGCATCGACCGTTTTCGTTGATTTTTAGTGCCTTTATTATATGTGGTTAACATGGCATGTCTCTCAGTGTCGTAGAaaattgttgttgttttgcTCTTTGAATATCTCGCTTGTGAGAGGCCAGTTCTTCTTTCATACCAAGTTCTGATTAGCTTCCAGGTCCTCATCTTCTTTCATACCAAGTTCTGATTAGCTTCCAGGTCCTCTTCTATCTTGTCAAACACAAGCAAACAGAAGAAACGAATAGTTCACTGGTAGAACATAAGAGTCCGGTTCTTGTCATCGCTCGTATCGAT
Protein-coding regions in this window:
- the LOC133713993 gene encoding probable pectate lyase 18, with translation MLPTTCILLICLLSSLCSLTLASLNLNLTLPHQHPYPEAVAQEVQRRVNASLSRREMLSLKDQQCAVGNPIDDCWRCGSNWADDRQKLADCGIGFGQDAMGGKGGQIYIVTDSSDRDPANPTPGTLRHAVIQTEPLWIIFSADMTIKLKVELIVNSFKTIDGRGASVHVTGGGCITLQYVSNIIIHNIHVHHCKPAGNTNIASSPTHVGWRGKSDGDGISLFSARKIWIDHCSLSYCADGLIDAIMGSTGITISNNHFAHHDEVMLLGHNDKYSPDTGMQVTIAFNHFGEALVQRMPRCRLGYIHVVNNDFTQWEMYAIGGSANPTINSQGNRYTAPVNQNAKEVTKRVDTNEGDWADWNWRTEGDIMVNGAFFVPSGAGMSTQYAKASSLEPKSVGLIDRLTVTAGVFGDPRDSSRSESYPGYSGGGTVTDGTTNTGSGGSSGGDDYFGMIFGNSAQPSSSSNAILLALLIILILYVTTSHGGVLSLPLFLTLLL